One segment of Meriones unguiculatus strain TT.TT164.6M chromosome X, Bangor_MerUng_6.1, whole genome shotgun sequence DNA contains the following:
- the Gpr101 gene encoding probable G-protein coupled receptor 101, translating into MISTCTNNTREDNNSSQPCMPFSKMPISLAHGIIRSIVLFVFLSISFVGNIVLGYVLHRKPQLLQVTNRFIFNLLVTDLLQITLVAPWVIATSIPVFWPLNSHFCTALVSLTHLFAFASVNTIVVVSIDRYLSIIYPLTYPSKMTYRRGYMLLYGTWIMAILQSTPPLYGWSQATFDERNALCSMIWGSSPSYTIVSVVSFIGIPLVVMIACYSVVFGAARRQHALLYNVKSYNLEVRGKDSVKNENEQGAKKRDECQDENEFQYQDEAPGKTKESSTKVEDSPMEAEDSSMKARERSLDLSTGIMEAKSSEDGSEIQESSPKVDTGRTEVNQCNIDLGEDDIEFGMDDIHFSEDDVEAMNMPESLPPSHPNRNSNPPLPRCYECKAAKVIFIIIFSYVLSLGPYCFLAVLAVWVDVQTQVPQWVITIIIWLFFLQCCIHPYVYGYMHKTIKKEIHEVLKKFSCKKNPPVEHSHPDLHETEAGTEGGMEGKVVPSRDSATSP; encoded by the coding sequence ATGATATCCACCTGCACCAACAATACTCGAGAAGACAACAACAGCAGCCAACCGTGCATGCCTTTCTCCAAGATGCCTATCAGTCTAGCTCACGGCATCATCCGCTCCATTGTGCTGTTTGTCTTCCTCAGCATATCCTTTGTGGGTAACATAGTGCTGGGTTATGTATTGCACCGTAAGCCACAGTTGCTGCAGGTGACCAACCGGTTCATATTTAACCTCCTTGTCACTGACCTGCTGCAGATCACTCTTGTGGCCCCCTGGGTGATAGCCACCTCCAttcctgtcttctggcctctcaaTAGCCACTTCTGCACTGCCTTGGTTAGCCTCACCCACTTATTTGCCTTTGCTAGTGTCAATACCATTGTGGTGGTGTCAATAGATCGCTACCTGTCCATCATCTATCCTCTTACCTACCCATCCAAGATGACCTACCGACGTGGTTATATGCTCCTCTATGGCACCTGGATTATGGCCATCCTGCAGAGCACACCTCCTCTCTATGGATGGAGCCAGGCTACTTTTGATGAGCGTAATGCCCTCTGTTCCATGATCTGGGGATCCAGCCCCAGCTATACCATTGTCAGTGTGGTGTCCTTCATCGGTATTCCACTGGTGGTTATGATTGCCTGttattctgtggtgtttggggcaGCCCGGCGGCAGCACGCTCTCCTGTACAATGTCAAGAGCTACAACTTGGAGGTGAGAGGCAAAGACTCTGTGAAGAATGAGAATGAACAGGGAGCAAAGAAGAGGGATGAGTGCCAGGATGAGAATGAGTTCCAGTACCAAGATGAAGCTCCGGGCAAGACTAAGGAAAGCAGTACCAAGGTGGAAGACAGTCCTATGGAAGCCGAGGACAGCAGCAtgaaagccagagagagaagCCTGGATCTCAGTACAGGGATCATGGAGGCCAAGAGCAGTGAAGACGGCAGTGAAATTCAGGAAAGCAGCCCAAAGGTAGATACCGGCCGCACAGAGGTCAATCAGTGCAACATTGATTTGGGTGAAGACGACATAGAGTTTGGTATGGATGACATCCATTTCAGTGAGGATGATGTCGAGGCAATGAATATGCCTGAGAGCCTTCCACCGAGTCACCCAAACAGAAACAGCAACCCACCGTTGCCCCGGTGCTACGAGTGCAAAGCTGCAAAAGTGATCTTCATCATCATTTTCTCCTACGTGCTGTCTCTGGGGCCCTACTGCTTCCTGGCAGTGCTGGCTGTGTGGGTGGATGTCCAAACCCAGGTACCCCAGTGGGTGATCACCATAATAATCTGGCTTTTTTTCCTGCAGTGCTGCATCCACCCTTATGTCTATGGTTACATGCACAAGACCATCAAGAAGGAAATCCATGAGGTACTGAAGAAGTTTAGCTGTAAGAAAAATCCCCCGGTAGAACACAGCCACCCTGACCTGCACGAAACTGAAGCTGGCACAGAGGGAGGTATGGAAGGCAAGGTTGTCCCCTCCCGTGATTCAGCTACTTCACCTTAA